Genomic segment of Dromiciops gliroides isolate mDroGli1 chromosome 3, mDroGli1.pri, whole genome shotgun sequence:
ttgttgttgttattatcatatctccaacatagttcctggcacaaagagcttaataaatgctttatctacctACCCACCTGcacacccacccatccatctacaATTATCTGTTTTCGGTTTTGTTCTCTTTGATAAAATGCTACAATTGCCAGCTCTAAGCTGAGACTTGGTATGGCCCACttgggaaaacaatttggaactatggaaatGTCACTAAATGTCTATATCTTTCGACCCAGAAATACCTTTCTTAAATAGCCCTAtgacccaaagaaataaaaaaaagagggaaagaacccataagtacaaaaatattcatagcagttcttctggtagtaacaaagaactggaacctaatggggtgtccatcaattgggaaatggctaaacattTTATGGCATatcaataaaatactattgtaaTATAATAAATGGCAAAACAGGATGGGTTCtgagaaacttgggaaaatttGTATACagagcaaagtgaacagaaccaggataacaatttacaaaataaaaaaacatctAAAGgcaaacaaattttttaaaatttctttttaattaaattttattttttcaaccatcaaaaatctaccttctctcaCTCCGACCTCTTTCCCCTGACCCTcaatggaaaacaaaagaaaaacaaaacctttgacAAAAATGTACATTCAAGAAAAATGGATTACCACACAGGCCAAATCCAACAGAAAACACATGCCAGATAgatatattagatagatagatagatagatagatagatagatagatagatagatagatagatagataggtgatagatataaatttacacacacatatatgtctctgtgtatctataaatctatgtatatagatatgtgtgtgtgtatatatacacacatagacacatatatgtctgTGATAGAAAGGGGTGGGAGGTAGAGAAGGTGgccatagatataaatatatttgtctgtgtgtgtatcaggatgtgggtagcatgtttcaccACGGAGCCCCCaaaattgtggttggtcataaACATTGCTTAGAATTCCTAAATCTTTCATAGTtaagacaaacaactctgaaagatttaagaTCTACAAACAATACAATTATCAGCCATGATTCCAGGGGACTAATGATCTATGCTACCCACCTCAGAGAGAAATGATGGATTCAAGATGTAGATTTAAGATATAGAATAAGACATCATTTTTGAACGTGGAcattgtgggaatttgttttgcatttttgtttttaaaaagattttatttttcttttagaatgaGAGCATTTGGGAAAGAAGTTAAGTGTctattatttgaaaattaaataaaagaaaaaaaaagaaaatggcggTCTCTTCTTTGTAGAGGTAGGGGACTATCAGTATGGACCATTACATAAATCATCACATTCAGTTGATGTTTGTTAGCTTTGCCAAActgattttttcctctctgttttcatttttttattataaggaATGACTTTTTGCATAGGGGCAAGCACAACTctttatggacagctaggtgacacagtggatagagtgcctggcctagagtcagaagattcctcttcttgtgttcaaatctggcttcagacacttactagctgtgggaccccaggcaattcacttgaccctgtttacctcagttctcatcctgtaaaatgagctggggaaggaaatagcaaagcactccagtgactttgtcaagaaaaccccaaaggagtcacgaagagtcaggtataattaaaacaactgaataacagcaacaacaaaaagatagcaATAATTTTTTTAGAAGAATGAGTCAGTATAAAAATTCTAATGCTATATTCCATTtctgactttttgttgttttccttctaGTTTTTGTTTCAATGACTTGATCAGGTCCACAGAACCAGTATATGCTAGAAGGAAGACTTGAGTATGCTCTTTCTCACTGTGAAGCCTACTCACTATTAACTGTCACACTGTCTAATCTCAGGATGATCTAATGTAGCTGAATTCCtacccccacaccccaccccttCAACCCAAGTTTTCTTTAGATGTGTATTCTCCCCAACTGCTTTTcctccccttatttttttttgtcaggtcTCCAGTGTTTTGTAAATGACCTTTTACTCCAAAGTAGGGTTGGCCCTGGCTGCCCCTTTCCATTTGACAGATTTAACTCAATTAAACAAGTATTAAACATTAAACACTTTCTACGTGTAAGGCACTGTTACAAATCTGGGGCATACAAAGATAGATACACacagaccctgtcctcaaggaatttacaatctaataagaaGATGTGTACATAAACTAACTGTGATATAAGAAAGGGTGACACATGCAAGGAGGAGTGTGCTGAGATATCTGAGGAGGGACAAatcactttggggtttttttgtttttgttttgggtttttttttcctttggacaaatcactttgacccagagggtgggggagaaggaagtgAAGGCTTCCCACAGAAGACAACATCAGAGCTGGGCCCTGAGAGAAAGGAGAAACTTCAACAAattgagaagagggagaggagtgtCTGCTCCAGGTACGGGGGTTGGTGTAAGCAAAGGCATGTAAAGGCcagaatgagaaaaggaaacaaagaacaCACCACCTTGAATGAAAATTACAAGGCATGAAGGGAAGTCTTCAGATATAAACCTGGTAGGTTGGATCCAGACTGTGGAGGGCCTTGAGTGCCAACTTTGGGAGCATATACTTTATTCATGTAGTGTATAGGCTCAGGGCTCACTTTCTCAACCCTGAGGGGCCCCAATGTCCAGCTGGCTGGATCTCCCCTCAGGGAGACAACCTCCTCCAGCCCCTCATGGTCACCCTGAGGTCACCCTGGAACCTAAACACTGCCACAGCTGCCAGCCCCCTGGGCTGCCACCCCCTGTCCCCAGGTGCCCAACACGGAGCTGGGCAGGCAGGGTCAATGATAATACTACTGCTCCTGCCTCTGGTGCCTTCACTCTGGGGTTACAGCACCGACACCAAGTACTATGCAGACTGTACAATGGCCAGATCCTCTTCCTGGCAGTGCCAGTCATCCCTTTGTATATTCTTTGTGGGTGAAAAGTGGAGAGCATGAAGCTCCTCtgactgctgctgcttctgctgctgtaCTTTCAGTACCTGTGTAGCATGTGGCTGAAGATTGAGGCTCATCACTCTCTGCCCCCTGCAATCACCAGGATTCCATCAACCTACCAGGGATGTGTACCTATTGTTAAGTGGGATTTCCTGTGGGCACAGCCAGGAGGACCAGCATGCTGGCTGACTGGAGTCCCCTTCATTGACCTGGAAAACCGGCGTCATGGCTAAGGCTGTGGAGACCCTGCTCGGCCAGAATGCCAATCTGGGTCTTCCCTGAGGGTTTTCCAGAACCACAATGCTTTCCACTCCACTGTCCAGGTTCAGGTCCTCACCATCTCCACTGTCATCTCCTCCTATTTCTACAGCAAGAAGGGATGGCCTTTCCCAAATACCCTGGTGCAGCCTATTGGACCTAGAAgacctcaggaagacctgagttcaaatctggcctcagatacttactagctgcaggaccctgggcaagtcacttacccctgtttgcctcagtttcctcatctgtaaaatgagccggagaaggaaatggcaaaccactccagtatctttgccaagaaaaccccaaatagggtcactatTTAGGGTaatataactgaacaacaaaagcactCTCTCCCCCTAAGCCTCTCATCTTGTCTGTGGAACATCTCACTCCCCCCATCTTCTGAATAGTATGTTGAAAGATTCATATATGAATTAGTGTAAGATTATCCAGGTATAGGCCTAGCTGAAATGACCTCCAGTTTACCCTTATGTGACTGGAATTTCATGACCTCCAAATTATCTTTAGTGTGACTTGACTCTCATCCACAGTGTATGTTTATGTAGGGAGTAGCCTGAGAATGAGGATAACAACCTTGATGGACCCTGGCCTGACCCTCAAGGCTGTACTTAATTGGACTGCCCTTGAATTCCTGGAACTAGCCATTCCTGGGAACCAACATCAATTCTTTCGGGTCCTTGCAGGGTTGCCCCCCATCCTGGGACTTTATGTAAGGATTAACGTTATTCCAATATCCTTGGCAGTAAGCCTTCTTTGTTCTCAGACTTTTTAAGCTAGGCCCTTCCACAGTGTAGTTGGAATCTCACCTGTGGGGCGAACCAGTTGCCCGGGACCTTCCCAGTCAGGACTCTGAAAGCTGTGAACCGGGATTCCCCAGCTAGAAATCCAGATGTTGGTGCTCTCCTGACTTGGTgatgttttctttgctttatatatatatatatgtgtatgtgtgtgtgtgtgtgtatgtatgtatgtatgtgtatatatatatatatatatatatatgtgtgtgtgtgtgtgtgtgtgtgtgtgtatatatatatatatacgatagatagatatttgcaggatttgctttattgtgatcATATTAGGCTGTATTGGATATTTTCTTTGTAAAACTGATCTGCTTTTACCTGTCCTTtaattattatattctattaaacatcattttaatctctatttgacAGCGCGTCATTTTGTAGGAGCGAAACAAAACCAAACTTCCTTAACAAAACATATATCCCTCCAGGAAAAGAGCAATCTACCCCACTCCATAGTGACCACCAAGTGGAAGCTTCTTCTGTGGCTCTCCTTCCAACCCTTAATTTGTGGACTCAGCCCCATGTAAGCTCTCTGTGGACACAAATACTCCTAAGAGGGGCTGAGGCCTCAGCTCATAAATGCAAGTCAACCCTCTCAGCCAGCTGCTCTTTGGAGCAATCTTTACCAATCTGactgcccagcccagcccagcctctcttcccttcccacccaaCCCAGGAGATCTATATGGAATCTTCTCTGTCCCAAGGATTTGGTCTTTTTTCCCATGATACACTCTGCTTTACCTCCTGTCTTAGCTTATCCATCCCAAAACaatcttgtctctctgtctctcagtttctctgtttttctctctctgtctctgtctctttctctctctctctctctctctctcacacacacacacacacacacacacacacaatcttccCTATGCCACACACAGAGATACAAATGGTCAATTTGGTCCCTACAGAATCCTTCCTGCTTTCCCTCCCTACTCCTcagtctcccttctccccttccacaATGTGGCAGGTGGTACACtccagtgtaaaaaaaaaaaaatgttcttcaaaATACTCCAAAAGGAGGTTGTCTATCACACACAAGCTGCAATCAGAGTTCCCCCATATAAAAAACTGCCAGTTCATGTCTCCCCCAAATAATTTAATCAATTATCATCAAATAGCCTTTACAAAGTCATATatccaaagaagatatagaagtaACTGAAGATCTAGTAACATCCCAAATTGGGAGCACACTCTCCTCTACCGCTTTGATCCCTAGGAAGAGTATTCTCAAACTTAAAAGTAGGTTGCTACCAAGCATTTCAGGGTCACTTGTGGGTGTGGCATAGCCCACAGACAATCTGCTTCCTTCCTGATGAAACAAAAGGACACTGTGTCTTGGTTGCAAGGTCCATTCACTGCTGGGCTGAGTCAAGCAGATCCTCTTCTCAGGTCTTTCTACCTATTGAGCTTGGCTTCTGCTGCTACCACATCCAGTAATGGATGCCTCTCTCAACCTTTGAAAGCACACAAAGTCATAACCTGGTCCATATGATACACATTCACTTGATATCAGTTAAAAATGAAACACAGTAGAAACAGAGAACATAGAGGCAGCATTTGTTAATGGATTCAGGATGGCCTGGGAAGGAGATCTAAGACAGCCAATGCCACTGCTACCTCTGCTCCCACCCAAAGGCTTACAGTGGTTTTTGCCTTGCTTGAGACTTGGGGAGAGAGAGTTACTTTGTTCCAAACTTTTGTATGAACACTCAAATCCAGCTCAGTAGTTAATTAAAGGTTTTCCCCACATCATAAGAcaataggaaagaagaaacactGACATAGGCTctgaaagcaaggaaggaaagtggTCTTCCCTCACCCATCTCTGGAAACAGGCTCACCAAAATCTTTGAGCCCTCCCATTTCAGCTCTACCACATGCACACATGATCCTCTGGCTCTTACCGAAAGACATCTAGTGAGAAGAAATCTAAGTAACTGTACATAATCCCACTTTCACATACaggcctctttttttcttctgttctgtcTCTACGGGAGTGCTCATTTTAGTTGGTGTTTATTAACatcaaaatagttttgttttttaaagagagggAGCCCACTCCTTCCTGAGGGAGCTCCTTCCTCTTTGGGATAGCTCcagttgttaggaagtttttctttatatcaaaccTAAATGTTTCTcggcaacttccacccattgttcctatttCTGCTCTCTATAGCCAAGTAGAACAACTTTGATTCATATTCCATATAAGTCACTTAAATACTTAAAGATGGCTATTGTCacctgctccctcctcctccaccctatcccctcttctctctgtgATAAACATTCCTAGTTCTTTCCACTGACTTATCTGACATGatttcaaggcccttcaccatgcTGGTTATCCTCCTCCTGATGCTtttcagtttatcaatgtccttcttaaaatgtggtgctcTGGAATAAAAAcaatactccaaatgtggtcGGACCAAGATAAAGTGCTGAGTAGATTATCACTTTCCTCATCCTGGATAGGATGTCTCCTGTGATGCATCTAAGATTGTATCAGGCTTTGTGGACTTCCATATCACATGACTGATTTACACTGATCTTTCAGTCCCCTAAAACATTTAACTCTGTTTCAAATAAACTGCTATCAAGCTATACTTTCTCCATCTTGTATTTTTTTAGAACAAGTGTAAAACTTTGCACTTATCCCACTTAGATTTCATGTTATTAGATTTGGCCTAATGTTCTTTCTTGTCAAGATATTTTTAGATCCTGATTCTGTTAGCTATCCCTCCTCCTTTGGTGTTATCTACAAATTTGATGATGTTTTCTGTGCCTTTATCTAGTCACTGATCAAAATGTTCAATAGATAAGGCCAAATACAAAATAATCCCTGGGCCATTCCATCAGAATGCCTGTACATACtatacattccagtcaaactggtgcACTAGCTGTTGTTCCCCGAATACAATTTCCCATCTTCCATCTCAGAGTTTTTCTGCAGATGGTCCCCTGTGACTGGAAGtaactccctcctcatttctacctcttacaATTCCTCaattccttcaaagcacagctcagtgGCTACTACATAAGGCCTTTCTCCTTATCTTCAAAAGCTgcaacccccacctccacccccactagAATAAAAGCTCCTTAAGCATGGGTactatttgtctttgtatttccagcacctacCACAGAGCCTTGCGTACAGTAGTACTTAATGTGTTAAACTGAATTGACTTGAAGCATATAGTTTTTCAAAAGATCCATAAATTCATCCACATGAGTACTCTCTGGATACATACCACTATTTCCCCATGACTTTGCAAAGAAACTTTAGGATTTGCCgtgtttgaaaaaaacaaaacaaaacaaaacattatcacCTGTTGGTCAACTCTTTGTGATAAGCTTTTTCAACACTTGGCATTGTCCAacttgaaatctttcctgattatTTCGAGCCATCAGAGTATGTGCTCAAACTCCTGACAGAGTCGTTGAGACTATGCAACAATGAGGCACTGGAGTATGATTTTCATAGAGCAGTAAATACATGATAGGAAGATGACAGTCCTGCTGCAATCTAGAGTATTCAGATGATATCACTGTATACTGTGCTCAGTCCTCAGTATTGTATTTTAGGAAAGCCATGAAAAAGTCCTAAGACATCCAAAGGAAAACCAGGATGGTCAGATCACAAGAAGACAAATTTAAAGCCAGAAGGCCAACTAGtccaatcattttacaaataaggaaactaaggctaagagaCTTGAAGCAACTTGTTCAAGGCCATGCAGGAATTAAGTAGAATTGAGATTTGAAGCCAAGTCCTGACGGCAAATCCAGCACTCTTACTATTATACTAGTATGGGTCAAATGATTAAGGGCCTCAAGATtggattggttgaaagaattcAGGATACTTACCCACTAGAAACAAAAACTTGGGTGGCAAAGTTGTTCTTAAGCATTTGCGGAATTGTTACGTGGGAAAGGATTTACAGTTGCTCAGAAGGCAAAACTAGGAAACACTGAATGGAAGCTGAAGACAGTTAATTTgggcttcatgtaaggaaaatcttcctaatcaAGAAAGATATTAAAAAGTGGAATGGACCACTTCTTGAAATAGTAAATTTACCCCTAACTGGATGTATTCAAATAAAGGCTGAAAATTCACTTATAAAAAAAGCATGTggtcggggggcggggggggggggggggggagggggtgagggggtaTTTTTGTTCAGGTATGGATGGATTGGACTGTGAGGCCTCTGAGGGGCCAAATTGGAGATTCTATGATGAACAGATGAtagagcatttatgaagtgcttactatgtgccaggctctgtgtggTAGATTTACagggaaacagtccctgctctcaaggagcatatattctaataTGGGAAGAGAGACATGAGAGATGGGGGCGGGGccgtgagaagggagggaagataatCACAAAAGGGCTAGGCAGCTGGCTGGGAGCTGGAGCATATCAGAGAAAGAGCTGGAAGTGAATCAAGCAGGATAGCTGGTGAACCTCAAGATAACAATTGATGAGCTATTTCCCCCTAAAAATTAGGGCCTTCCCCAcaccattttaaaaatggattcctTCCATAAAGTCACTTTCATTTTTCAATATCTCTCTCCATGCTCCCTACCCTAAAACAGCTATacctaataaaaaaaattttaacagttcaaaaaaatcaacaaacagcCAAGTTGTCCATTCTTTGCAGTGTTCCACATACATAGTTCTCCATCTcttcaaagaaaggagggaggttcGGTCTCATATCTGTTTTTTGGTTCTAAGCTTAGTCATAATAATTTCAAAGCACTCATTTTCTCTTGTtgctgttctttctatttatactgtttatattctatttataattattctattctatttataTTAGTGTAGTCATTCTATACGTTGTTTTCCTGGTTAATTAATTTTGCTTCAATTcatgtttccttttaattttttgttttgttttgttttgttttgttttggcagggcaatgagggctaagagacttgcccaaggtcacacagctagttaagtgtcaagtgtctgaggccggatttgaactcaggtcctcctgactctagggccagtgctttatccaccatgccacctagctgctttcaaTTCATGTTTTCACATGTTTCtctatattcttcatattcatcattccttacagtacagtagtattccattcatCTACttaggtatctactttgtttccaattccctTACAATAGTATGCTTAGCAGTGGATTATtatctaggtcaaagggtatggacattttagtcactttccatAATTACAGAGTAGTTGGAGGAATTCACAGCTCCAGGAACAGTGTATTTACTAGTGTTTTTAATGTCTACCACTCCTCCAACTTTGACCATTCTAAtcagttttgtcatctttgccaatttcttGGCTGTGAAATAAAGCCagagagttgttttgatttgcatctcccttattataattgttaatagtatgcaattcttcttttgggaCCATTCACAATCTTTGATTATTAGAGAATTGGTATTACATATACTGGGGTTAGTTCTCTATAGCTTCTCTTCTCATTCTAGTTGTAATGATTTTAACTATGCAAAATCTTTCATTTTCATGTAtgtgaaattatctattttccctTTCTCGATTTCTGTCACTTGTTTAGTTGAGAATTCTCCCAACTACGGCTGTGAAAGGTACCATATTTGACtctttcctaatttaaaaaaaataatgactcaaagaccaaccacaattccagaagattcaagaagaaaaatgctatctatataGCATgtaattctctctgtctctctctctcacacacacacagcaaatggagaaactgtgttttgcttgactctacatgtttgtaacagttctttgcttttcttgctttctcaatatgGTGGGTAGGAGAAAGAgaatgcaaaccttaaaacttttttttaaataatcagagcatatatatatatcttgggtGTACTGGTTTATGGTTAGAGATAgtggaatagaatttggaactcaaaactttaaataaaaatgtttattttcttaaaagagtGATATTGGTCTAAACTGAATTTCAGGAAAACTGGCTTCCAGTTAAAGAAGGTATTCTTCCCTGGAACTGTAACAGATTAAATggtactttctctctttttttttttttttggtcagccTCCTTCTTATCTTCAGAGGTTACTTTAGGTCCTCATTCCTCGGGATTCTCTAGATCCGCTTTGGTTGTTCCCGGAGCACCCTCCGAAAGGGGAGGCCCTTCCACAGTTCTTGTATTAATGTTCATCTTAAAGATGTGGGTCTCAAACCCTAATCAGACTataggctccttgaggacaggactcCTAAGAGGAAGTCCTTCAAAAGTGCCGTACTTATCAAGTATtaatgttcattttaaagatttgtGTGGGTGCCCCAGGCCCGAATCAAACTCTCAGGTCTTATCTCAATTTTGTGTAAACTGTGTGCACCCCCGACATTGTGTATCATATCACATCCTCTAGCATCCTTACAGAAGAGGGCGTAGTTGGGACAAAGATCACTGGGTTGGAAGGGGTgggaggttgggggaagggatgtCAGCATTCTCTGGCCTCGCGGCTGCCGGCCCCGCCCTTCCTGCTTAGCACGTGCCCGCCCCCTGGCGAAACTCACTAGGTGTTTTAAGGAGTGCGACTACGAGTGACCCGGATGTACTGCAGGGGACTCCCGCCCCCTCAAGCATGGCGGACCTCAACCGGCAGCTGCAGGAATACTTGGCCCAGTCGAAAAGCTCCGGCTCGGCGGACACAGTCCCCCTGCTGCCTGCGGAGGGAAAGGAGACGGCGGAAGCCAGGAGAACGTCCTCGGTGGGAGTCTGGCTGGGCCGAGTGAATCCATTCCCAGGCCGCGGCGGTCTAGGCTGGGCCTGGCCGCGGGACCCGGCGCTGTCGCCTGAGGAGCCGGAGCCCGGCCCAGGCCCCCCGTGCCTGCCGAGCCTGTCGCGCTGGCAGCGCCTGACGGCGAGCGGCGCGTGCCTGGTGCTGGCGGCGCTGTGCTTCGGGCTGGCCGCGCTCTACGCTCCGATGCTGCTGCTCCGCGCTCGCAAGTTTGCCCTGCTCTGGTCGCTGGGCTCCGTGTTCGCGCTGGCGGCCGCTGCCCTGCTGCGCGGGGGCCCCGCCTGCCTCCGGCTGCTGCGCTGCGAGGAGCGGCCGTCGCGGGGCGCGCTGCTCTACCTGGCGGCGCTGGGCTTCACGCTGTACGCGGCGCTGGCGCTGCGCAACACGGTGCTCACGGCGCTCGGCGCTGCCTCGCAGGTGGCCGCACTGCTGGCCGCGCTGCTGGGCTTGCTGCCCTGGGGTAGCGGCCCAGCCCTGCGGTACGCGCTCGGGGGCCTCTGCGGCGGCCTGGCTCGGACCCTGCCCGTGTGAGCCGCCCGGCCTGCTGAGCGCCCTCGGGACGGACTTCGAAGGACCGCGGAGCACGACCCCCAGCGTCAAGGGGCCCGGAAGCCAAAGGACCAAATTGTCCAAGTTTAGTGGCGCTGGATGCCTGAGAGGTGGGAGCTAGTAACTACGTTCATCCATCGAAGTCGGCACCTTGTGATGTGAATAAATGGTCTGTGAATGAATTAACCGCCAAGATTTTTCCAGTGAATTTTGACTTGACCTGCAGAATAGCTTTTGGGCCTGTTATCTTTTCATCgtattaaaatatgttcagtGAAAAAGGACAAGACTTCCGTTTGGGTTTTATCAAAACTAGccagtttttatttaatttagatATTTTGGGTGGAAGTATCATTCTACTTTAAtctcatcttttttccccacttaaaaTTGCAGAAGCACACAGTACTTTAACCACAGTagccttttttctgttttaaacgATTCTTCACCTTGCTGTCTCCTTTACAATGTGAGTGAGTTAGGCCTAAGTgcaattttaatattaaaagcTGAATTAATTTTAGTTGTAGTCATGtgacttctattttctcttcaatttgTCTTCAGAAGTTGCCATTCTAGTGCCTTTATAGGATTAAAGGAAAATGGTATGTGCTTCAAGAAGCTAAAGTAATCCAGAATGTACCTCAAACAGGCTTAATTCCTAGACCTTGCCTCAAAATGAGCTGTCATCTTGGCAAGTTTAAAGACATCAGCCAGTAATATAGCTAACCTG
This window contains:
- the SFT2D3 gene encoding vesicle transport protein SFT2C, with translation MADLNRQLQEYLAQSKSSGSADTVPLLPAEGKETAEARRTSSVGVWLGRVNPFPGRGGLGWAWPRDPALSPEEPEPGPGPPCLPSLSRWQRLTASGACLVLAALCFGLAALYAPMLLLRARKFALLWSLGSVFALAAAALLRGGPACLRLLRCEERPSRGALLYLAALGFTLYAALALRNTVLTALGAASQVAALLAALLGLLPWGSGPALRYALGGLCGGLARTLPV